The following coding sequences are from one Kushneria phosphatilytica window:
- a CDS encoding alpha/beta fold hydrolase, whose product MSDSDNDVSNKHPLILLPGLLNDERLWTAQRAALADRAEIHVPDLTRYESIEAMAEVVLEEAPERFALAGLSMGGYVALAIMRQAPERVTGLALIDTSAAPDSAEGRQARRGMIEKAQQDFDGVIDTLIGKLLHETRQQDLAFTATVRAMAHAVGIEGFRCQQQAIMDRADSRSTLASIRCPTAVICGREDGITPPEDHQRMVEALSDAEFTVIERCGHLAPLEQPERVNEALLAWWARLPGQ is encoded by the coding sequence ATGAGTGACAGCGATAATGATGTATCCAACAAGCATCCCCTGATTCTGTTGCCGGGCCTGCTCAATGATGAACGCTTGTGGACAGCTCAGCGTGCCGCGCTTGCTGATCGGGCCGAAATACATGTGCCCGATCTGACCCGATATGAGTCGATCGAGGCCATGGCCGAGGTTGTACTTGAAGAAGCGCCTGAACGTTTTGCCCTGGCAGGGCTTTCAATGGGCGGCTATGTGGCCCTGGCGATCATGCGTCAGGCGCCCGAGCGAGTGACCGGACTGGCGCTGATCGACACTTCTGCGGCGCCGGATAGCGCAGAGGGACGACAGGCGCGTCGCGGCATGATCGAAAAGGCTCAGCAGGATTTTGATGGGGTGATCGATACCCTGATCGGCAAGCTGCTTCACGAAACGCGTCAGCAGGATCTTGCCTTTACCGCGACCGTGCGCGCCATGGCACATGCCGTGGGTATCGAGGGTTTCCGCTGTCAGCAGCAGGCGATCATGGATCGTGCCGATAGTCGTTCGACTCTGGCCTCCATTCGTTGTCCCACCGCTGTCATCTGCGGCCGTGAGGATGGTATTACACCGCCCGAGGATCATCAGCGCATGGTGGAGGCGCTATCCGACGCAGAGTTCACTGTGATCGAGCGCTGTGGTCACCTGGCGCCGCTGGAGCAGCCGGAGCGAGTCAATGAAGCGCTGCTGGCCTGGTGGGCACGTCTGCCCGGGCAATAA
- a CDS encoding GNAT family N-acetyltransferase → MSVFAAMSLTVRSATDDDFAAIWAIFRPILAAGETYALDTDLNTDQARALWLEAPLATFVAERDGEILGSYYLKANFGGNGKHVANCGYIVSEAARGQGVAGEMCRHSLHTAHALGFTAMQYNSVIATNEGAIRLWQRHGFEIVGRLPGAFIHPRAGAVDALVMYRVLTEGPQN, encoded by the coding sequence ATGAGTGTATTTGCCGCCATGTCGTTGACTGTTCGCTCCGCCACCGATGATGACTTTGCCGCCATCTGGGCCATTTTCAGGCCGATTCTCGCCGCCGGTGAAACCTATGCCCTGGATACCGACCTGAATACCGATCAGGCGCGTGCGCTGTGGCTGGAAGCGCCACTAGCCACTTTTGTTGCCGAGCGTGATGGTGAAATTCTTGGCAGCTATTACCTCAAGGCCAACTTCGGCGGCAACGGCAAGCACGTTGCCAACTGCGGCTATATCGTCTCCGAAGCAGCGCGTGGTCAGGGAGTAGCTGGTGAAATGTGTCGCCACTCTCTGCACACTGCTCATGCGCTGGGATTTACCGCGATGCAATACAACAGCGTGATTGCGACCAACGAAGGCGCGATCCGACTGTGGCAGCGTCACGGTTTCGAGATCGTCGGGCGCCTGCCCGGGGCTTTCATCCATCCCCGCGCCGGGGCAGTCGACGCGCTGGTCATGTATCGAGTACTGACCGAAGGACCGCAGAACTGA
- a CDS encoding MFS transporter has translation MDSSPAPVALQCATRANGAIFLGCGIATACWAPMVPMARARLAIGDGTLGLILLALGAGGMLMMPLSGLLVRHFGSRRIVVLAGLSPMLLLPLLAIAPTAITLALALFLFGALIGAMDVSMNAQAVTIEAVAEHSRMATFHGLFSLGGLLGAGLMSLLIGLGLPLVTIAALCGVAITLMVLAGRRQLLDDPPAPQGSAGFTWPRGAVVVLGLLCLIAFLAEGAVLDWSAVFLRYSRDASPALAGMGYGLFSLTMAAGRLSGDRLIRRFGPIRVLRWGALLAAFGYAVALIAPWPVMALVGFMLVGLGLSNLVPVLFSAAGRVPDMSPGLAISAVTTLGYAGLLAGPAALGLISELTSLTFALALIALALLGVMGSAGRIARR, from the coding sequence GTGGACTCATCTCCGGCGCCAGTAGCACTTCAGTGTGCGACTCGCGCCAATGGCGCGATTTTTCTGGGGTGTGGCATTGCCACTGCCTGCTGGGCGCCGATGGTGCCCATGGCGCGGGCACGCCTGGCCATCGGCGATGGCACCCTGGGGTTGATCCTGCTGGCGCTGGGAGCTGGTGGCATGCTGATGATGCCATTGAGCGGTCTGCTGGTACGACACTTCGGCAGTCGACGCATTGTCGTGCTGGCCGGTCTATCGCCGATGCTATTGCTGCCACTGCTGGCCATCGCGCCTACGGCCATCACGCTGGCACTCGCTCTGTTCCTGTTTGGTGCCCTGATCGGTGCCATGGATGTTTCGATGAACGCCCAGGCAGTGACCATCGAGGCGGTTGCCGAACACTCGCGCATGGCCACCTTTCACGGCCTGTTCAGCCTCGGTGGGTTGCTCGGCGCTGGTTTGATGAGTCTGCTGATCGGGCTCGGGCTACCGCTAGTCACGATTGCTGCGCTGTGTGGCGTGGCCATTACTCTGATGGTGCTGGCGGGGCGACGGCAACTGCTGGACGACCCGCCGGCTCCCCAGGGGAGTGCCGGATTCACCTGGCCGCGGGGTGCGGTGGTAGTGCTGGGGCTGCTCTGTCTGATTGCCTTTCTGGCGGAAGGAGCGGTACTCGACTGGAGCGCGGTCTTTCTGCGTTATTCGCGCGATGCCTCACCGGCACTGGCCGGTATGGGATACGGGCTGTTTTCACTGACCATGGCCGCCGGGCGACTGAGTGGTGATCGTCTGATTCGACGCTTCGGCCCGATACGGGTGCTGCGCTGGGGGGCACTGCTGGCCGCATTCGGATACGCAGTGGCGCTAATCGCGCCCTGGCCGGTAATGGCGCTGGTGGGGTTCATGCTGGTAGGGCTCGGGTTGTCCAACCTGGTCCCGGTGCTGTTTTCCGCGGCCGGTCGGGTACCCGACATGTCTCCGGGACTGGCCATTTCGGCGGTCACCACACTGGGGTATGCCGGTCTGCTGGCCGGCCCGGCGGCGCTTGGTCTGATTTCCGAGCTAACGTCACTGACGTTCGCTCTGGCATTGATCGCCCTGGCGCTGCTGGGTGTGATGGGGAGTGCCGGTCGGATTGCGCGGCGTTAG
- the cra gene encoding catabolite repressor/activator produces MKPRTLAEIARLAGVSRTTASYVINGKAHQHRISPRTVERVMAVVDTHHFQVDAQAAALRRGATRTLGFILPDLENSSYARLAKLLERGAREAGYQLLIVGSNDEPETERALARSLRARRCDALITASRLEQDSSFYRELMADGLPVIAVDRQLDPRYFRCVTSDNRDAAARLTTSVIKADMMHIAWFEAVPELSISNERRAGFEAALAVGAPRAQKQVHIGHYYDRVTGNALMHRQLEQAGMPDALVTASYALLEGALDVLLEVLVAQPSTTPPRIATFGDNRLLDFLPMRVNSLPQQHERIAALALRRALAAIEGEYEPGCDIVERRLIQR; encoded by the coding sequence ATGAAACCCAGGACGCTGGCGGAAATCGCTCGCCTTGCCGGTGTATCCCGTACCACGGCCAGCTATGTCATCAACGGCAAGGCCCATCAGCATCGCATCAGCCCACGCACCGTCGAGCGGGTCATGGCAGTCGTCGATACCCATCACTTTCAGGTGGATGCCCAGGCCGCTGCCCTGCGACGCGGCGCAACCCGAACACTGGGATTTATCCTGCCGGATCTGGAGAACAGCAGTTACGCCCGACTGGCCAAGCTGCTCGAGCGCGGTGCACGCGAGGCGGGCTATCAACTGCTGATTGTGGGCTCCAATGACGAGCCCGAGACTGAACGTGCCCTGGCCCGCAGTCTGCGAGCCAGACGCTGCGATGCGCTGATCACCGCCTCACGACTCGAACAGGACAGCAGCTTCTATCGTGAGCTGATGGCCGATGGGTTGCCGGTCATTGCCGTGGACCGGCAACTCGACCCACGCTATTTCCGGTGCGTGACCAGCGACAACCGCGATGCCGCTGCCCGACTGACCACCTCGGTCATCAAAGCCGACATGATGCACATTGCATGGTTCGAGGCCGTGCCGGAATTGTCGATCAGCAACGAACGACGCGCCGGCTTCGAAGCGGCGCTCGCGGTCGGAGCCCCGCGGGCGCAGAAACAGGTGCATATTGGTCACTACTATGACCGGGTGACCGGCAATGCACTGATGCATCGCCAACTTGAACAGGCGGGTATGCCCGATGCCCTGGTGACCGCTTCCTATGCACTGCTGGAAGGGGCGCTGGATGTACTGCTTGAAGTGCTGGTAGCGCAGCCCTCGACCACGCCCCCTCGTATTGCCACCTTCGGCGACAATCGGCTGCTGGATTTTCTGCCGATGCGCGTCAACTCTCTTCCTCAGCAGCATGAGCGAATCGCGGCGCTAGCGCTCAGGCGAGCACTTGCCGCCATTGAAGGAGAGTATGAACCGGGCTGCGATATCGTCGAACGGCGCCTGATCCAGCGCTGA